The Candidatus Nanopelagicales bacterium genome includes the window CCACGAAGCGCCACCCGAGCGGGCCGAGCCGCAACCACTCACGCATCGGGATGCAACGTGAATCGATAACCCACGCCGACCACCGTCTCTATCACCCGGTGTCGGTCGTCGCGGAGTTTGTGCCGCAGGTTCTTCACGTGCGAGTCGATGGTCCGCTCGTACCCGTCGAACTCATAGCCCCGTGCCCGGTTGGCCAGTTCCGAACGGCTGAGCACCCGGCCCGGTGATTCCGCGAGGGCTAGCAGAAGCTCCCACTCCGTCACCGTGAGTGTCATCTTGTCGCCCCGGCGGGTTGCGGCGTGCTGGCGCAGATCAATGATGAGCTCACCGTCCTCGTAGCTGCGCCGGCTCTGCTCCTCCTGCTGCCGGCCCCGCGTTCTGCCGAGGACCGCCTTGACTCGCAGCACCACCTCGGTCGGGCTGAAAGGCTTGATCACGTAATCATCCGCGCCGAGGCGTAGCCCGGTGACCCGGTCCGCGAGCTCGGAGCGCGCCGTGAGCACGATGACGGGCACCCCCGGCGCCACTTCCGTCAGGATCTCGGTCCCATCGATGTCTGGCAGGCCGAGGTCGAGCAGTACCAGATCCACCCGCGCCGAATCGAGCAGCGACAGGGCGCCCGCTCCGGCGGCAGCGGTAAGCACCGAATACCCGGCCCGCTCCAGGAATCGCCGCAGCAACTCCCGTATGTCCCGTTCATCCTCGACAACAAGAACCGTCGACATCGTCTGGCGACCCCCCTTCGCCCGAGAGAAATTGATCTTCTCTTCCTCCATGGTCGCACCCATCCGGACACGGTTCGCAGGGCCCCCACGGCCTTCAGAAACGGCAGTTTCGGATCTCCACACGATCTCCACACGTTCGTCATATCGACTGCGCAGACAGCAGCCCACACTGCTCACGGACACCACCGGAGTCGAGTCCTTCGGCGGGTCCCATTGAGGGGAAAGGAAAGAGAAATGTCTACATCGAGTCGAAGGCGGGCCATCGCGGTGGCCGCTGGTTTGACGATGGCGGCGGGGACGTCTCCTGCTCTTGGCGCGACGGTCACGCCAAGTCTGGACGACGACCGATCCATGGGAGAGATCATCGCCAACTTGATCCCGGGCGAGGACAACGTCATCCCGAACAACATCGACCTGTACTTGGGTACGCACTACTCGGTCAGGAAGAAGGACGACGGCAAGCTGCTCTACAGCTGGGGTCAGGCCGTGAAGAAGCCCACGGACATCAGGTTCGTGGCGCACCTGCCGCTTCCGGACACCTGGAAGACGGCAGAAGGCAAGGGCCTGAAGGTCACGAAGGCGCAGTTGCGGGTCAAGCACTCCATCACGAACAACCCGAACGACCAGATCCGCCCGGAGGACTGGGAGAACGAAGGGGCGACGGGGCTGATTCCCGAGTACGAGGTCGCCGAGGACGGCACCTGGCAATCCACCCGGGACTGCTACGAAGGGGACGGCGACTTCATCCCCGCAGGAACGGTCCTGCGTGATCCGAGACTCGCAATCTCTGGGGCGCTGTCCAGCGATCTGGCCGGCGGATACAGCAACGCCTGGTACACCACCATCGACCGCGATCCGTTCGCATGGGCGTACCAGACGGCAGACGGGGACATGGTTGGCAGCCAGACCCCCGACGACAGTCTCGGGAAGCTGATCGTGGGACCCCGTTGGCGTCTGCTGAACGACAAGTTCGGCCAGAACCTGCCGCACCTCGAGATGCCCGCGCCGGCGGCCACCGACCTGAACAACCCGGCATGCGTGGCGCCGCCCTACGAGAAGGACGAGAAGAAGTTCGAGACTGGGGAGGTGCTCGACGACCCCACGACGATCAACCTTCTCGACTGGAAGCAGACCGCTGCCGACGCCCGCTGGGATGACGCACAGTCGCCGCTGGCCTACACCTCCGGCTGGACCACCACCTGGTCCGGGCAGGACACGGTGGACGGTCAGGTCGTGACCGACGAGGACGAGGGCCGTTGTCAGGTGGGGTCGGCCGAGGATGGAAGCTGCGTGACGACCAACGGCACGCCGCTGACCTCCGACTTCGACGTCTCCTTCTTCGTCAAGGGCGACATGAAGCCGGTGCGGATGTACTGGGTCGAGCTCTACGTGGAGACCGAGGACGGCCAGCAGTACACGGTCCGCCACGACTTCACGACCGATGACATCGTCGCCGATGACAAGGGCACGACCGATGTCGACGACGTCAACGTCATCAAGGACGGTGACGACGGCGAGACCGTGACCGGCGACACCATGGAGGGCAAGCTCGACGGCAGCCAAGCATCGGCCGTCCTCAACCCGATCGACTCCGGATTCACGTACGGCATCGAGGACTTCGAAGGCGCCTACGTCATCGACCGCGACGGTGTGGCCGAAGAGGGCTGGGCCCTGGACTACACGGACAACAAAGGCACAGTCGATGACCCGTCGGACGACGAGACGGCCCTCTTGTTGGCAGACAGCGAAACCCAGCTGATGAAGACGCTGAACCTCGTCGGCACCTGGGGTGCGGGCTTGGGTGGCAGCACCGTCAAGACGTCGAGCGAGCAGTTCACCGTGATGGAGCACGTGCTGTCCTGCTACCAGACGGTTCCCTACACCTTCTGGAAGTCGGAGGACGACTACGAGGACGGCCTCCCGGCAGTTCCGCAGGCATGGGACCCCGAGGTGTGTGACGCCACGAAGCTGCCCAACCCGTTCACACCGGACGCATTCGTTCCACCTGCGCCGCCACTGCCGGTTCTGGGAACCGAAGATGACAGCGACGGCGTGCTGATGCCGACGGAACTGGTGGCCGGCAGCACCTTCACGATCCCCGTTGCGGTCGATGGCACAGGCACCGTCACAGCGTCCTTCGACTGGAACGACGATGGTGACTTCGCCGATGCCTCCGAGGCGCTGGATCCGATCAGGGACGCCCAAGGTCAGCGGCAGTTGTCTGTGGCCGTGCCCAGCGACGCGGTGGTGGGGGTGATCGCGGCCGAGTTCGTGGCGACCGCCGATGACGGGACCGTGGGTGAGAAGGAGACCTACGAGGTCATGATCAAGGCAGCGCCACAACCTCCGGCGCTGGTCAAGGCGAAGGTCGCTCGTACGTCGACCGTCACGGTGAAGGCGATCCGCAACCGCTCCAGGCTGTTCGTCGACGTCAACCCGGACGAAGGCAAGGGCTACTGGATCAAGGTCTACCGCAAGGGTGCCGGCAAGGCGAACGCGGCGACCTGGAGGAAGTCCGGTAAGACGCTGTGGATCACGTCCAAGGACGGGACCCACACGATCGATCTGCCCAAGGGGACCTACCGGGTCAAGGTGCGGGCGAAGTACGGCCTGAAGAGCACCGTGTCGCAGCAGGTGCGACTGGCGCGGTAACCACCACCCACGTCGTGCGGGCCCGTCTGACTCGAGCGGGCCCGCACGATCATGTCCAGCCCGGGCACCCGGCGGCCCTCCGCTTCAGCCCGCGAACGGCGGGTCGTCCTGGTCACACTTCGTGCCGTCGGCGGGCAGCTTGCCGTCGATGAAGTAGCGCGTGACCTTGCGGTTGATGCAGGTGCTCGGGTTCGCCAAGGCGGTGTGCCCGTAGCCGCGCATGATCAGCAGGCGGCTGCGGTCAAGCTCTCGGTGCATCACCCGAGCGCTCGACAGCGGCGTCGCCGGGTCGTAGGTGTTCCCGATCAACAGGATGGGCGCAGCAGTGCGCTTGTTCCAGGGCCCGGTGTACGGGTCGGCGGCCTCGGCACGCCATTCGCTGCAGCCACTGGTCACCCACGTCCAGTACGGTCCGAGCACCCCGTAGCGACGGATGGCGGTGGCGTTGGTGGTCAGCAGCTGCTTGCTCGTCGGGTTCGGGGATTCGCTGCACACGATCCCCAGTTGTTGGCCGGGACCGGCGTACCGTTCGACCGTGCTCTGGGTCTGCGCGATGGGAGTGTCCGTCCAGACGTTCTGCAGTCCCTCAGCCAGGCTCGGCCATACACCGATGAAGTAGATCCCGTTGGCGACCCGCTCCTGCAGGTCGCTGTACGTGATCCCGCCGCGCTTCTCTGTGGGATTCTTGCGCATCTGGCGCGCGAGTTTCTCGAACTTGGCCACGGTCGCCGTGGGGCTGTCAGCGGCGAACGGGCAGATCTCCGCACCTGCGCGCCCGCAGCGCAGGAGGAACTGTTCCAGCGTGGCGTCCGCACCCGCCGCCGAGTCCTGGCGCAGGAAGGTGGGCAGCATCGGGTCCTGGCCCTGTGGCGCCTTCACCCACGGCTGGGGCCGGACGTTGCCGTCCAAGGTCAGCGCGCCGACCCGCTTGGGGAACATGTTGGCGTACGTGGCTCCCAGGAAGGTGCCGTAGGAGATGCCCCAGTAGTTGAGACGACGGTCGCCCACCGCCTTGCGCAGGGCGTCAAGATCGCGGGCGCTGTCCGCTGTGGAGATGTGCTTCAGCAGCGCGGCGTTGCGCTTCAGGCACCGTTTCGCGACACCGCGGTTGACGTCGATCACGGCGCGCTGTTGCGCTGTGCCGACCGGTACCAAGGGCGTGTCGCCGCGGAACCGTGCCTCGGCCGCCGGGCTGTCGAAACACTGCACGGCCGTGCTCTGCCCGACCCCGCGGGGGTCCCAACTCACCAGGTCGAACCGCTCGCGCAGTTCGGCGGGGAAGAACGCCGACATCTGCTGCAACGCCGCAACCCCAGGACCACCCGGCCCGCCCGGGTTGAAGAACAGGGACCCGATCTTGTCGCCGCTTGCGGGTAGGCGGGTGACGGCAAGCCTGATCTGCCGTCCCTGCGGGCGCCCGTGGTTCAGCGGTACCTTCACATCGGCGCACTCGAACCCGGGCGCGTCCGCACACGGTTGCCAGTCGGGGCCTGCGGCCTCACTGACTGCGGACGCGGCCGCGCCCGTCGTGACCATGCCACCGGCGACGAGAGTAAGAGCGCTTCCGGCAACGACTCCACTGATTCGAGACCTCACGTTTCGCATGCCTCACGGTAGGCACGCTCCCGCGGGGGGTGGCCAGTCCAGAGGCCTCCTGCAACGACCACCCGCACGCGCTGTTCACGCGCTGTGACCGGCGCTGATCGAGACACTCCAGCAGCGTCAGTCCCGGTACCCGAAGTCCTGCACCCAGTAGGTGACGGGCCGTGAGAACCCGGGGTCGCGGCGCTGCGCGAACCCAAGACCGATGTGGTCGTATCCGCGCGTCATCAGGTTCTGGCAATGGCCCGGGCTGGCGATCCACGCAGCCATGACCGACGCCACCGTGGGTTGCCCGGACGCGATGTTCTCGCCACCGGCGAAGCCGGCGTATCCGGCTTCGCGCGCCCTCGAGGTCAGCGTGCTTCCGCCAGGTCCCACGTGGGAGAACCACCGACCTTCAGCCATGGCCTCGGCATGCCGATCGGCCGCCCGTGCCAGGCGCCGGTTCCACCGCAGGGGTCCTATCGGCGGCATCCACCGAATCCCGCAGCGGCACCCGCGGGCACGCACCTGATTGACCTTGTCCAGAAGCCTCTCGAGGCGCGGGCCACGATCCTGAGGCGTGGCGCTCGCCGCGGTCGAGGCGGCGAAAGGACTCACGAGTGCCAGGCACAGGATCGGGGCGACTGCACGACGAAGACCGAACATGCACTTGGGATCGGTGTCCCGAGCACCCCGACTGCAGCCCGCCGTGGCGACTGTTCGGATTGCGAACCGAACCCGCGCATCCGGGTGACATCTGACCCGGACGTACGCTTATCACGTGGTGATGGACCCGATCTGCAGCACCTGCGGCACCGACTTCGCCTGCTTCGACGGCGCGATGCAGATCGGCGACGCACAGGGGTGGTTCACGTGTCCGCGACTGTGCACTGTCTGCACACAACCTCTGGATGACGGCGGTGCCGTGATGGAGCACCCAGGCCTCGGTGCTGTCATCCATCTGCGGTGCTGCCCGAGCCCCGAAGAAACCGAACCCCTGGAACTGGTGCTAGGCGGTTGAGGTCTGGTCTTTCACGTTCAGCGCCATCCAGAAGTTGAAGAGTCCGATGAGGATGCAGGCACCGGCAATGAACGCGGATACCCCCGGGCTGTACAGAACCACCGCGGCGATCGCGAAGACCGCCGCCACCAGCCCGTAGGTGATCTGCATGCGCTCGAGCGGTGCTTGAGCCCGCAGCGCCACCCAGCCCACGAGCAGGGCGATGACCACGCAGGCCACCGCGATCCATGCCGGTGCGCCGGTCGCCAGTAGAACGAACCCGCCCACCGCGAACACGAACACGGCCACGGCATACACGGTCTTCTTGCTCTTCTGCTGCTCGTGCGCGTCCATGACCGCACGGTAGAGGCCCACGGACGGGGTTTGTGGGCCCGAAGCCTGCGGCGCTGCCTTTCGGCCCCATATGGTGACGTTCGGTGAGTCTCGGGTAGAACGAACGCGTCCCTACGCCGGTGGGTGGATCTCCCGCTTGAGGATCTTGCCGGTCGGACCCTTGGGCAGACCCTCGTCGAGGAACCACACGATGCGCGGGTACTTGTAGGCAGCGATCCGCTCCTTGACGAACTCCTGGATCTCCTGCGCCGACGCGGTGGCGCCGGGCTTGAGTGTGATGGCCGCGCCGATCTCCTCGCCGTACTCGGGGTCGGGCACACCCACCACCGCGGCCTCGGCGACGGCCGGGTGCTCGTACAGGACTTCCTCCACCTCACGCGGGTACACGTTGTAGCCGCCGCGGATGATCATGTCCTTGGCCCGGTCGACGATGAAGTAGTAGCCGTCCTCGTCCACCTTCGCCAGGTCCCCGGTGCGGAACCAGTCGTCGCGGATCGACTCGGCGGTGGCGTCCGGACGCTGCCAGTAGCCCTTCATCACGTTCGGGCCCTTGATGGCGATCTCGCCGATCTCGCCGGCGGGCACGTCGTTCCACTCGTTGTCGATCAGGCGCATCTCGACGTCGCGGATCGGGGTCCCGATCGAACCGGCCTTGCGCTCGCGGTCGGCGTGGTTGAAGGAGGCGATCGGGCTGGTCTCACTCAACCCGTAGCCCTCAAGAAGGATCGCGTCGAACTCCGACTCGAACCCGCGCAGGATCTCCACCGGAAGCGAGGCCCCACCGGACACACTCACCCGCAGGGTCGAGGTGTCGTAGGCCTTGTGCTCCGGGTGTTGGACCAACGCCACGTACATCGTCGGCACACCCTGCATGATCGTGACCTTGTCGCGCTGCAGCACCTCGAGAGCCTTCGTCGGGTCGAAGCGCGGGATCAGCGTCAGCGTCGCACCGCAGGTCATCGCGGCGTTGAGCCCGCACATCTGGCCGAACGAGTGGAACAGTGGCAGCCCCCCGAAGATCACGTCGTCCGAGCTGCCGTCGAACAGGCTCACGGCGACGTCGACGTTGCTCAGTAGGTTGCTGTGAGTCAGTTCCGCACCCTTGGGCTTGCCCGTGGTACCCGA containing:
- a CDS encoding alpha/beta hydrolase gives rise to the protein MVTTGAAASAVSEAAGPDWQPCADAPGFECADVKVPLNHGRPQGRQIRLAVTRLPASGDKIGSLFFNPGGPGGPGVAALQQMSAFFPAELRERFDLVSWDPRGVGQSTAVQCFDSPAAEARFRGDTPLVPVGTAQQRAVIDVNRGVAKRCLKRNAALLKHISTADSARDLDALRKAVGDRRLNYWGISYGTFLGATYANMFPKRVGALTLDGNVRPQPWVKAPQGQDPMLPTFLRQDSAAGADATLEQFLLRCGRAGAEICPFAADSPTATVAKFEKLARQMRKNPTEKRGGITYSDLQERVANGIYFIGVWPSLAEGLQNVWTDTPIAQTQSTVERYAGPGQQLGIVCSESPNPTSKQLLTTNATAIRRYGVLGPYWTWVTSGCSEWRAEAADPYTGPWNKRTAAPILLIGNTYDPATPLSSARVMHRELDRSRLLIMRGYGHTALANPSTCINRKVTRYFIDGKLPADGTKCDQDDPPFAG
- a CDS encoding response regulator transcription factor, with the protein product MGATMEEEKINFSRAKGGRQTMSTVLVVEDERDIRELLRRFLERAGYSVLTAAAGAGALSLLDSARVDLVLLDLGLPDIDGTEILTEVAPGVPVIVLTARSELADRVTGLRLGADDYVIKPFSPTEVVLRVKAVLGRTRGRQQEEQSRRSYEDGELIIDLRQHAATRRGDKMTLTVTEWELLLALAESPGRVLSRSELANRARGYEFDGYERTIDSHVKNLRHKLRDDRHRVIETVVGVGYRFTLHPDA
- a CDS encoding long-chain fatty acid--CoA ligase, translating into MNLADNFVTTAASQPDHVAIKFDDLELTYAALDGASSMAAGWLAELGVGPGDRVGLMLPNIPQFPVLYYGILRAGAVVVPMNPLFKSREVEYYLSDSGAKAIFAWDGIGAEAQPGAEAAGVPCVLVGADFTAQLSQHAPAPAVVDRAPDDTAVILYTSGTTGKPKGAELTHSNLLSNVDVAVSLFDGSSDDVIFGGLPLFHSFGQMCGLNAAMTCGATLTLIPRFDPTKALEVLQRDKVTIMQGVPTMYVALVQHPEHKAYDTSTLRVSVSGGASLPVEILRGFESEFDAILLEGYGLSETSPIASFNHADRERKAGSIGTPIRDVEMRLIDNEWNDVPAGEIGEIAIKGPNVMKGYWQRPDATAESIRDDWFRTGDLAKVDEDGYYFIVDRAKDMIIRGGYNVYPREVEEVLYEHPAVAEAAVVGVPDPEYGEEIGAAITLKPGATASAQEIQEFVKERIAAYKYPRIVWFLDEGLPKGPTGKILKREIHPPA
- a CDS encoding CAP domain-containing protein; the protein is MFGLRRAVAPILCLALVSPFAASTAASATPQDRGPRLERLLDKVNQVRARGCRCGIRWMPPIGPLRWNRRLARAADRHAEAMAEGRWFSHVGPGGSTLTSRAREAGYAGFAGGENIASGQPTVASVMAAWIASPGHCQNLMTRGYDHIGLGFAQRRDPGFSRPVTYWVQDFGYRD